Part of the Musa acuminata AAA Group cultivar baxijiao chromosome BXJ2-7, Cavendish_Baxijiao_AAA, whole genome shotgun sequence genome is shown below.
AAATAAGACTTATTTAGTGACATCTCCGAGGCTTTGTCTGAATTCCTTTATTTCATCTAAACTATTAACTTATGAAAAGATGATATCCTCCTCCATCTCCTTCGATCATTCGTTAGAGTAGTATGTTATTGATCATTGACCTCTTTCACCATCACAAAGGCTTCGCTTACATTGAGAACACCAAGTTCATGGccaatataacaaaaacaaaatataaattcTTATGTTTTGTGAGCATGGTTAATGCATCGTTCATCGATTGCGATAGAATTAGTAGGATATCGTGATCATTGTTTCCTATTGTTGGTTTACATAGGCACCGATGGAAGAATAAGTCTACCATTCCAAAAGTGAAGAGAGCGCAAATATTGGCGAGAATTGATGACTACTAGTCGTACCAAGAATTGCTATGCTTTAAACTTGAGGAGTTGCTTGTCATAAACGTTAGACTGTTGTCTctctcaaaaataataataataataataagacttGTCTCTCATTAATGTCCTTATAGATAAAGTTGATTCCTACCAAAGAATTCAAATCACAAAATGAGTCATCGGCTTCAAGAATTATGTTATACTTGGTTCCTATATATGGACCAAATTAGGCCTCAACTCAGCAAGAATTTGGAACCGAGGAGAAACGGAAGGAAGGTTAGGAAATGGTAGCTCGTGCCACGTAAGATTCGTGCGAGGAGATCGGACGGTAGGAGGTTCATCgggtgatgagggtaataatggcgataagactcgggttgacgtcAGTTGTCCCAGATGACGCCTCGGCTCACCTGACACTACCTGATCAAACGGATCGAAatgccgaccgaggcacattaaacatcctgctcaggctcggtccttcacgccatgccaacaccagtgtcagacgctaccaggagtacgagtctaccccctgcaagcgggcacagtaagcttccctataaataccttcGTATTCTAAATGGGAAAGGGAGGGGGGATGGAGAAacaacttagctaaagaaacccTCTTCaccatccactaacttgatcgtcggaggggtcgggctgagctcctcgacccgacctttgtgcaggtgtaaAGGCGGAGGTCTCCCACTAAACGCCTAGGCGAGGAGTCCCCCTTCTCGGAGGAAACAGCGATCTCGTCCCAATTGGAACACCGCAACCGGCCACCTCAAAGGAGCGTCCCGGAGATATTCCCGTCATCCGgatccgaaccaagccgcgtcgatcCCAAcaccacggcttaaggttgtttacaccagCATCGGCCAACTCGATTTGACCGGAATCGTGCCAAGTTTACCCAATTCAGTGGCGTATACTCACTCACCTGTGGCTGTTAATGAAGCTGGCGTTCGCCTTCACATGTACTCCGTCACCCCATCCCGGAGCATTGGCGTACGTTCATGGCGGCCAGGAGACAAAGGCATGGGCATAAggtgaagcagcagcagcagcagcagtcgtaGGGGGTTCTCGGGAATCAGGTCGTCATCATCGGCTTGTGAGAGCCCAAGCGCTCGTGAAACCCAACAATGCTTGGGAGGTGGATCCTTAAATAAACCCTTCCCTTTCCATCATCCTCCCCCTGTTCGACAAAATGCTCTCTCCTTCTTCCTCACATGAGGATGGAATTGGGTAGGTGCTCACATGCACAAAACTGTTCGACCCTCTGCCCCATCCACTCTCCAGAGTCCATCTTCTCCATCGATTCATGTGGACTGCTGATGATGATGAAAGAACCGTGGAAACGTTGGCTTTTACTATGTTTGACCTTGCAAAAGGCAGTGAAATCGTCATCCTTTTTGCCCTTCTTAATCTTATGCATTATGGACATCATCGATGATGTCGATCGAGAATTTGGATCGTAACGAAGGATTTATAGACTGAAAACGAAGAAGACCGTCCTCCTCCCTTTAGGCTTCGTGTGCTCCTCAAATCCAAACTTCAAACCAGCAGCTAACGGTAGCCATATGCCTTACCTCCAACCGTGACAACATTTAAACCATGCATCACGAACAGCTCTCTCCCTCTTACATATCCCGCGCCTCGACCTCTATGTCTCTCTCACACGCATACAACACACTCACTTCACACTCCCTCTCTTCTGCTGCTTTGCTTCGCTTCACTCCACTCCTCACCGTCTCCTCCATGGACAACCTCCGAAAGACCCCTGTCAGGCCGTGGAAGAAAGGCCCCGCCCGCGGCAAAGGCGGGCCCCAGAACGCCTCCTGCGAATACCGCGGTGTCCGGCAGCGGACCTGGGGCAAGTGGGTGGCAGAGATCCGGGAGCCCAAGAAGCGGACCCGCCTCTGGCTGGGATCGTTCGCCACCGCCGAAGAGGCCGCGCTGGCCTACGACGAGGCCGCCCGCCGCCTCTACGGCCCCGACGCCTACGTCAACCTCCCCCACCTCCGCGCCAACATCGGCTCCTCCATCGTCGGCAAGCCCCCCCATCGGTTCAAGTGGTTCCCTTCCAAGAGCTTCACGCCCGCGATGCCCACTTGCGGCCTCCTCAACCTCAATGCCCAGCACAACGTTCATGTCATCCACCAGAGGCTCCAAGAGCTCAAGAACTCCAAGCCCTCCTCCTGTTCTTCTtcgtcctcctctgcctcttCTTGTCCC
Proteins encoded:
- the LOC103993119 gene encoding dehydration-responsive element-binding protein 2F-like; the protein is MDNLRKTPVRPWKKGPARGKGGPQNASCEYRGVRQRTWGKWVAEIREPKKRTRLWLGSFATAEEAALAYDEAARRLYGPDAYVNLPHLRANIGSSIVGKPPHRFKWFPSKSFTPAMPTCGLLNLNAQHNVHVIHQRLQELKNSKPSSCSSSSSSASSCPSTFRSSEPPAVVPIETRLESSVIGGREVVHQLPVERNPPSAVEKPQIDLKEFLQQLGVLKPESAPEGGESAGNLALPEQTLEVSSEMASQAFGLHQSDFNWDTLIEMRGLDGNPIMQDDGSQLDDVQEEDLSLPISIWDL